A portion of the Osmia lignaria lignaria isolate PbOS001 chromosome 15, iyOsmLign1, whole genome shotgun sequence genome contains these proteins:
- the LOC117608219 gene encoding uncharacterized protein LOC117608219 isoform X2 — protein MADCERLMLCLYKGLEATLSDSKKKYGDKVNALLSAWEHVTNFIPGATPEATQSLIEWAHKHTLKLVLRGEWPKLSPATKTHLSVTLQRCASHLVQHPAAPRCTALIALVHNPWTHPALDSILNGQPDSEHEEEFCCSEKGELLTMRLKILCEDRCEDIAVNLAAACVRSLRRSDRLRSLSDSHHVHYMIDVYIVLLYKLKRTQDIFAQLKLMDLSDGLELVQRLSGERPTKYGTARVWRNSIKAAELVAQYLVTAGMVRPVPETGANILEQILNSWALLHSKLKDVAPTLPGMIRKLIEPAESAQHIYIFCAVLAKHFGDSIKPLVIELYIRALTTDMNELESQKTKSDTEKVRETAKRLSTQFLKLADVVGSNIGIARECVLTAFSLHPTRACYDRIKEIAVACGKTKEDGASNGSDAVSEKLKHVLENNHSTAGFKKPDSNISEKNEGIKATNVESPSSLCGSSLLAVTSLNNSSPVVSKKNIDFQNGQVSKSFERTDQLLKSLLTTSKKADSTISGNDRCPLHPKRDPLSNETLGELCFNCGEFTGNDISKSKAPESNETTSKNVERTLDALILIKGDAVTGSANYDEKSVPNQVLDAEKLGLSPQLCDDLAVVLSSPRYHMLSWVLDWKELNSLCERYLENAEEMRNTNKELKYLNIDYSQFKDWPSEDDTKDIFFGIEKGYEQWVDLPSDNSEQFGSFQPASSYKRATARRSLDDTTTDSDSGSILRIRRSGKQRKIHRLESSESEYDSIERKPKHFRNRVSSVSDSDSNTQDSQADSLGSGGYRLEVKKKPSKLSNKETSKKRSKASKLTAESVSHFHMLINENVRHGNTNEDASGSDVSSNDIITLFSADMDENKRETIKGSAYTAAAPLIITERRSDPAVLKSLRMFRPQNSKKPTRISQILQKNLLNKSKDNNNLENNANSVAKFAPMLSTLNLNPKIVLTRADEVDRKLIRAKKQQRLSSGDITSELMNIQKNMPFSPNKNAISTYQKQKGNGGTITGKTDLSSTDRRDLNSKSNLGKRKFDILAKAVRDSDILAKNVPGLNSLDMMVPPRMRPTVNVVQLSRNIPQSPNSGSVNSGNTPPRPNRTPSVAGNIQLPGTPSSGGHDSGVGMSPAGQTPPSRSSTLPDVGEEANQPPDSSPTSSTTTNVSNQLEPDSSPRTVPIRRNQPNQSPKKSPSPCSAVTTTTTTSTGISSTAINSEQLQIVCKPDGTYQLASVNPNIVSNQRNILNLQNVDDGNIGTFSRQTQRTTENTNANRTTYDRLTSSSTKVSPQTGQNTGLPKFQQAFGKTIYTLSTDTSTSGASETLVQSVSPQKTSNLSKAVQTSVPNSQQTNPSPGINVQSIANIPNTLQLSTSRQILNIVQNSGNNTNVATSPNANQTLTQLVQSVQNASPGVIYTHKIPVTISTTNPSQLNIIPTISHANSIPTGRTPVVKLNIIRAPLRQQNITGAIQAVLTTPRLQQQQQQQQQPPPPQQQQQQQQQQQQQPSVRTDSLLGSPIEVPNQVSSTTLEQLREFESVLEQVKERSTIQPQSHQMISTAATTTVQTQTTTQQTQASKQQQVSVSALAQQLLMPTQQTTGNDFASNGNTVNFQQDVFSQKVSLAYANQNTGATAAVAAAAAAAAAAAPKTPNSTPVVVVTSYCQPAASPALSVTSQSSSSPCVTPAPAPISGKTPPTPPSSKTVKKSAPKTVKTSATNTSKASPIPKPQQKPQEDEQTAQRIYAILDEYAEQLRNSPDLNNKPAPRRRSNPPTNPSQSSKRKKSNANKTKPVGQQNSELSPSTDDLGRTMGSEDSSSGVVHVQDSPAGFSAPEEPTNSVGNVTDASAEVRNLTNDSNDGVELNVKRRNLIFAEPGSGQPRAVIVQEAVQTSSVSVSEALASVTGKMGSTAVLVPGTNYILPMNLMKGGQQFTIVSSGSKLLATVPATVRTTGNTGVSNTLVLQSFLNQAGKIISQPAQVKQVKIPTLQTLSGNQTLATTQNVQNASVVIPQPGNGGQFAGDTTVEKNNIIGDLTMAKSDPVSGTVSVESTTNAIVVNKSNSTIGLIQRNLNEPAENQQICGVITSNPNLALQGTRLFNSSIHKLSTPTLKSDNVVCLAPAATITHTAEKKSPQESQCHNEKPVSIQTGATIALAFTTQSDVSMLNDPQQQHQQQQQQKDTKEVSTELIPGAKIISPKTVKRKIDDTMGMSENVPKTLITSNSVVCSSNTTTLQNNRKIDSMSTITVASKQSTGGIDNATQFLVTGGPSSSDSQESPVQQSTEGIDVSCKVGNGLLYGNARLQEAWEPEGKVSPDTPWRYVPTSTNSLNIEPLNSRYSDNSDNVQSVLQIINKGQGIEMASGQIYQTNTKKYFMNHTLEPFQQYSNKSNAMKTQLNPRLDRELLQQKMERKAAAIEREMRLQKSLSEECEDLGVDEPSTSDLFPEADLLFDTNHSPSFDHSSQDASCSQPLGMKSYGSSYFRSLDSSSGSRDASPVADFKANERKKNSNQRTRNSKDCSSKRSKRDKAEELHLENPAKHMRLTLDNLSQDEASNSTSDISRLSPTNLGSLESDSLKDNSRVKMISRNGSKEGSPSSVSSIPSNMKLDIDLDSESLPPSINVNNASAASSGDESLTLLSGTTADVTIPSPLSPIAGPMLSTHKYTYTNKKRIASKVTRMDYLAWESPMSERTRSSSDEEDSSVSESIGSQPEENALSNGLEDSVQSLKSLSSERRCSSYFKKKDKLQVNARVVLNRTDHKASNLSKRIKANETIQDSVMVSSDKASEPSDDETGNIALVEPDCRARRSSLRGHVKKGCACCNGSPERPKKKSVKADHSRLKKRLSSKQAGKKR, from the exons ATGGCTGATTGTGAGCGATTGATGCTTTGTTTATATaag GGGCTTGAAGCGACATTGAGTGACAGCAAAAAGAAGTACGGCGACAAGGTGAATGCACTTCTGTCCGCCTGGGAGCATGTCACCAATTTCATTCCTGGGGCAACGCCAGAGGCCACCCAGTCTCTCATAGAATGGGCTCACAA ACACACGTTGAAACTGGTACTGCGCGGGGAGTGGCCAAAGTTGTCACCCGCGACGAAGACGCACCTCAGTGTAACGTTACAGAGGTGCGCCTCTCACCTGGTGCAACACCCCGCTGCACCCAGGTGTACTGCCCTGATAGCTCTGGTGCACAATCCATGGACTCATCCCGCTCTCGACAGCATACTTAACGGCCAACCGGATTCCGAACATGAAGAGG AATTCTGTTGTTCGGAGAAAGGTGAACTGCTGACAATGAGGCTGAAAATACTTTGCGAGGACCGCTGCGAGGATATAGCGGTAAACCTCGCCGCTGCCTGCGTACGTTCTCTCCGAAGGAGCGATCGGTTGCGTTCGCTCTCGGATTCTCATCACGTTCATTACATGATCGACGTCTATATTGTCCTCTTGTATAAATTGAAACGCACGCAAGATATATTCGCTCAA TTAAAATTAATGGATCTCAGCGACGGATTGGAGCTGGTCCAAAGACTCAGTGGTGAAAGACCGACAAAGTATGGGACTGCACGGGTTTGGAGAAATTCGATAAAAGCTGCTGAATTGGTTGCACAATATCTCGTTACGGCTGGTATGGTACGACCTGTGCCAGAAACGGGCGCGAATATTTTGGAACAAATTCTAAACTCTTGGGCATTGTTGCATTCAAAGTTGAAAGATGTTGCGCCCACGTTGCCGGGAATGATAAGAAAATTGATCGAACCTGCCGAAAGTGCTCAGcacatttatatattttgtgCAGTACTTGCAAAACAC TTTGGCGACAGTATAAAGCCTCTGGTGATCGAACTGTACATCAGGGCGTTAACAACGGATATGAACGAGTTGGAGAGCCAGAAGACAAAATCCGACACGGAGAAGGTTCGCGAAACCGCGAAGCGTTTGAGCACACAGTTTCTTAAACTAGCCGACGTGGTTGGTAGTAACATCGGTATAGCTCGTGAATGCGTTCTCACGGCATTCTCGTTGCATCCTACGAGAGCTTGTTACGACAGGATCAAGGAAATCGCTGTAGCCTGTGGAAAGACGAAAGAAGACGGGGCTTCGAACGGAAGCGACGCTGTGAGCGAAAAATTGAAACACGTGTTGGAGAACAATCATTCTACCGCGGGGTTTAAAAAACCGGACAGCAATATCAGTGAAAAGAACGAAGGAATCAAAGCCACAAACGTTGAATCACCTTCCTCTTTGTGTGGCTCCTCGTTACTCGCAGTTACGTCGTTGAACAATTCATCGCCAGTTGTGTCCAAGAAAAACATTGATTTTCAAAATGGACAAGTGAGTAAGAGTTTTGAGCGAACGGATCAATTGCTGAAAAGTCTTTTAACCACCTCGAAAAAAGCAGATTCCACGATTTCGGGTAACGACAGATGTCCTCTGCATCCAAAGAGAGACCCACTGTCCAACGAAACGTTGGGCGAGCTTTGTTTCAATTGCGGCGAATTTACCGGCAACGATATATCGAAAAGTAAAGCACCGGAATCGAACGAAACGACGTCTAAAAACGTGGAGAGAACACTGGACGCTTTGATTCTGATCAAAGGGGACGCTGTCACGGGTTCTGCGAACTACGACGAGAAGTCGGTGCCTAATCAAGTTCTCGACGCGGAGAAACTCGGTCTCTCTCCACAGCTTTGCGACGATTTGGCCGTTGTTTTAAGCAGTCCTCGTTATCATATGCTTAGCTGGGTTCTAGATTGGAAAGAATTGAACAGTCTATGCGAAAGATATTTGGAGAATGCAGAAGAGATGAGGAATACCAATAAAGAGTTGAAATATCTGAACATTGATTATTCGCAGTTTAAGGATTGGCCTTCCGAAGACGACACTAAGGATATCTTCTTTGGGATTGAAAAAGGGTACGAACAATGGGTTGATTTACCTTCGGATAATTCGGAGCAGTTCGGTAGCTTTCAGCCTGCGAGTAGTTACAAAAGGGCTACCGCCAGAAGAAGTCTCGACGATACCACCACTGATTCGGATAGCGGTAGTATCCTGCGTATCAGAAGGTCGGGGAAACAGAGGAAGATTCATAGATTAGAGTCTTCTGAAAGCGAGTACGACAGCATAGAACGTAAACCGAAACATTTTAGGAACAGAGTCAGCTCGGTTTCGGATAGCGATAGCAACACGCAGGATAGTCAAGCGGACAGTCTCGGCAGCGGTGGTTATCGGTTGGAAGTGAAGAAGAAGCCGAGCAAATTGTCCAATAAGGAGACGAGCAAAAAACGTTCGAAGGCTTCGAAATTGACTGCCGAGTCGGTGTCGCATTTTCATATGCTCATTAATGAAAACGTTAGACACGGGAACACGAACGAAGACGCGAGCGGTTCTGATGTAAGCAGCAACGATATTATTACTTTGTTCTCAGCCGATATGGACGAGAATAAACGAGAGACGATAAAAGGTTCGGCTTACACGGCAGCTGCTCCTCTGATAATCACAGAGAGAAGAAGCGATCCGGCTGTACTTAAATCCTTGAGAATGTTCAGGCCACAAAACTCGAAGAAACCCACCAGGATCTCTCAGATATTACAAAAGAATCTTTTGAACAAGAGTAAGGACAATAATAACTTAGAAAATAATGCAAACAGCGTGGCAAAGTTTGCACCGATGCTCAGCACTTTGAACTTGAATCCAAAGATCGTACTGACTAGAGCGGACGAAGTCGACAGGAAGTTGATTCGAGCGAAGAAGCAGCAACGATTGAGTAGCGGTGATATTACCAGCGAGCTGATGAACATTCAGAAAAATATGCCATTCTCTCCGAACAAGAACGCGATATCAACGTATCagaagcaaaaaggaaacgGAGGTACCATCACTGGCAAGACGGATCTATCTTCCACCGATAGGCGAGACTTGAATTCTAAATCGAATTTAGGGAAACGAAAATTTGACATTCTCGCGAAAGCTGTTAGAGATTCGGATATATTAGCGAAGAATGTGCCAGGCTTAAATTCGTTGGACATGATGGTACCGCCAAGGATGCGCCCTACCGTAAACGTTGTCCAGCTCTCTAGAAACATTCCACAAAGTCCGAATTCGGGCTCCGTTAACAGCGGGAACACGCCTCCAAGGCCAAATAGAACTCCTAGCGTTGCTGGAAATATTCAGTTACCCGGCACACCCTCTTCCGGTGGGCATGACAGCGGCGTTGGCATGAGCCCGGCCGGTCAGACCCCTCCTTCCAGATCATCGACTCTTCCAGACGTCGGCGAAGAGGCGAATCAACCACCGGATAGCTCGCCAACTTCCTCGACCACCACTAACGTTTCTAATCAGCTCGAACCGGACTCGAGTCCCAGAACGGTACCGATTCGTCGAAATCAGCCGAACCAGTCGCCTAAAAAATCTCCTTCCCCTTGCTCCGCCGTCACAACCACCACAACTACAAGCACCGGAATCTCTTCGACGGCCATCAACTCGGAACAATTGCAAATCGTTTGCAAACCGGACGGTACTTACCAGTTGGCCTCTGTAAATCCAAACATCGTATCCAATCAGAGGAATATTCTTAATTTGCAAAATGTCGATGATGGGAATATCGGTACGTTTTCTCGACAAACGCAAAGAACAACGGAAAACACGAACGCGAACAGAACCACGTACGACAGGTTGACTTCCTCGTCCACTAAAGTCAGTCCGCAAACTGGTCAGAACACCGGCCTACCAAAGTTTCAGCAAGCTTTTGGTAAAACTATATACACCCTTTCAACGGATACTTCAACGAGCGGCGCATCAGAAACGCTAGTTCAATCAGTGTCGCCGCAGAAAACGTCAAACTTGTCCAAGGCGGTACAAACGTCCGTGCCTAATTCGCAACAAACAAACCCATCTCCGGGAATTAACGTACAATCCATCGCAAACATTCCGAATACGTTGCAATTATCCACTAGCAGACAAATATTGAATATCGTTCAGAATTCTGGAAACAACACGAACGTGGCAACCAGTCCGAACGCTAATCAAACGTTGACGCAGCTGGTGCAAAGCGTTCAGAATGCTTCACCTGGTGTGATTTACACGCACAAAATCCCTGTTACGATATCCACCACGAATCCAAGTCAATTGAACATCATACCAACCATTTCGCATGCGAATTCCATACCAACTGGAAGAACGCCGGTAGTCAAATTGAACATCATTCGTGCTCCTTTGAGACAGCAGAACATTACTGGGGCTATTCAGGCGGTTTTAACTACTCCCAGAttacagcagcagcagcagcaacaacaacaaccaccaccaccacaacagcaacaacaacagcagcagcagcagcaacaacaaccatCCGTTAGAACAGACAGTTTACTCGGTTCCCCTATTGAAGTGCCCAATCAAGTTAGCTCGACCACTTTGGAACAGTTAAGGGAATTTGAAAGCGTTCTGGAACAAGTGAAAGAAAGAAGCACCATTCAGCCACAGTCCCATCAAATGATATCCACAGCGGCTACGACTACCGTGCAAACGCAAACCACCACTCAGCAAACCCAAGCCAGCAAGCAACAACAGGTTTCCGTGAGCGCATTAGCTCAACAACTTCTAATGCCTACACAGCAAACCACTGGCAATGATTTTGCGAGTAACGGGAACACAGTGAACTTCCAACAGGATGTATTCTCTCAAAAAGTTTCGTTGGCTTACGCGAATCAGAACACAGGAGCCACAGCCGCCGTTGCCGCtgccgctgctgctgctgctgctgctgctcctAAAACTCCAAATTCAACGCCTGTCGTCGTGGTGACGAGTTATTGTCAGCCTGCGGCTTCACCCGCTCTGAGCGTCACCTCGCAAAGCTCTTCCAGCCCCTGTGTTACCCCAGCACCAGCGCCTATATCTGGCAAAACACCGCCCACTCCACCGTCCTCGAAGACGGTGAAAAAGTCGGCGCCGAAAACCGTGAAGACTAGCGCGACCAACACGTCAAAGGCCTCACCGattccgaaaccgcaacaaaAGCCCCAAGAGGACGAGCAAACTGCTCAAAGAATCTACGCTATCTTGGACGAGTACGCGGAACAGCTTCGAAATTCACCAGATCTTAACAACAAACCCGCTCCAAGGAGAAGATCCAATCCACCGACGAATCCTAGTCAATcatcgaaaaggaaaaagtcAAATGCCAACAAAACGAAACCTGTTGGACAGCAAAATTCGGAACTTAGTCCGAGTACGGATGATCTTGGGAGGACTATGGGTAGCGAAGACTCGTCCAGTGGCGTGGTACACGTGCAAGATAGTCCAGCAGGCTTTTCGGCTCCGGAGGAACCTACGAATAGCGTTGGAAACGTGACGGATGCGTCTGCCGAGGTTCGAAATTTGACCAACGACTCGAACGATGGTGTTGAATTGAACGTTAAAAGGAGAAATCTAATCTTCGCGGAACCTGGTTCGGGTCAGCCTAGAGCTGTGATCGTTCAGGAAGCTGTGCAGACTAGTTCCGTTAGCGTTAGCGAAGCTCTGGCCTCTGTCACGGGAAAGATGGGAAGCACTGCTGTCCTTGTTCCAGGTACTAACTACATCTTACCGATGAACCTTATGAAAGGAGGTCAACAGTTCACGATAGTGTCCAGTGGATCGAAGCTTCTGGCCACTGTACCAGCTACCGTTCGAACCACCGGGAACACTGGAGTTTCCAATACTCTGGTACTCCAATCGTTTCTGAATCAAGCCGGAAAGATCATCTCGCAACCGGCACAGGTGAAGCAGGTTAAGATACCCACTTTGCAAACATTATCGGGCAATCAAACTCTGGCTACCACTCAAAATGTACAAAACGCCTCGGTAGTGATCCCGCAGCCTGGAAATGGCGGCCAGTTTGCAGGAGACACAACCGTAGAGAAGAATAACATTATCGGTGACTTGACCATGGCGAAATCGGATCCTGTAAGTGGTACAGTTAGCGTCGAATCGACGACAAACGCTATCGTCGTGAACAAAAGCAATTCTACGATCGGTTTAATTCAACGTAATCTAAACGAGCCTGCGGAGAATCAACAGATATGCGGCGTGATCACGAGCAATCCGAACTTGGCTCTTCAGGGCACCCGATTATTCAATTCTTCTATACACAAATTGTCAACACCGACTCTGAAATCGGACAACGTGGTGTGTCTGGCACCCGCGGCAACGATCACGCATACAGCTGAGAAAAAGTCACCTCAAGAAAGTCAGTGTCACAACGAGAAGCCAGTTTCCATTCAGACTGGTGCTACGATCGCTCTTGCATTCACCACTCAGTCAGACGTGTCTATGCTGAACGATCCTCAGCAGCAAcaccaacagcaacaacagcagaaAGATACGAAGGAGGTATCCACGGAATTGATTCCTGGTGCTAAGATCATCTCCCCGAAGAcggtgaaaagaaaaatcgacGACACTATGGGTATGTCGGAGAACGTTCCGAAAACCTTGATCACTTCCAACTCTGTCGTTTGTTCGAGCAATACCACGACATTACAGAATAACAGAAAAATTG ATTCTATGTCTACGATAACGGTCGCAAGCAAACAGTCAACAGGAGGAATCGATAACGCGACACAGTTTCTGGTGACCGGTGGTCCGAGTAGCTCCGACAGTCAGGAGTCACCTGTACAACAGTCCACCGAGGGTATCGACGTATCGTGCAAAGTTGGGAACGGTTTGCTGTATGGAAACGCTAGATTACAAGAAGCCTGGGAACCCGAAGGCAAAGTATCGCCGGATACACCCTGGCGATACGTGCCAACCTCCACCAACTCCTTGAACATCGAACCTTTGAATTCAAGATATTCGGACAATTCGGACAATGTTCAAAGCGTTCTCCAAATCATCAACAAAGGTCAAGGTATCGAGATGGCGAGCGGGCAAATCTATCAGACAAACACGAAAAAGTATTTCATGAATCACACTTTAGAACCATTCCAACAGTACTCGAATAAGAGTAACGCTATGAAAACACAATTGAACCCTAGATTGGATCGGGAATTATTACAGCAGAAAATGGAGAGGAAAGCGGCAGCGATCGAGCGCGAGATGAGGCTGCAGAAAAGTCTATCCGAGGAATGCGAAGATTTAGGCGTTGACGAGCCAAGCACCAGTGATTTGTTCCCCGAGGCGGATCTACTGTTCGACACGAATCACTCGCCGTCCTTCGATCATTCTTCCCAGGATGCCTCCTGCAGTCAACCTCTAGGGATGAAATCGTACGGTAGTTCGTATTTTCGTTCTCTGGACTCGTCGAGCGGTAGCAGGGATGCCAGTCCAGTAGCCGATTTCAAAGCAAACGAGCGTAAAAAGAACAGCAACCAACGGACGAGAAATTCGAAAGACTGCTCCTCGAAGAGGTCGAAAAGAGACAAAGCGGAAGAGTTGCACTTGGAGAATCCGGCTAAACACATGCGTTTAACCCTGGATAATTTAAGTCAGGACGAGGCGTCGAACAGTACTTCCGACATCTCGAGGCTCTCGCCGACTAATCTAGGATCATTGGAGAGCGACTCGTTGAAGGACAATAGCAGAGTGAAGATGATCTCGAGGAATGGTTCGAAGGAAGGTTCACCTAGTAGCGTGTCTAGCATTCCATCTAACATGAAATTAGATATTGATCTAGATTCGGAATCGTTACCTCCTAGCATCAACGTGAATAACGCGTCAGCTGCTAGCTCGGGGGACGAAAGTTTAACCCTGCTGAGTGGCACTACCGCCGATGTAACCATACCATCTCCACTTTCGCCGATCGCTGGCCCGATGCTCTCGACGCACAAGTATACCTACACCAACAAGAAACGCATCGCATCGAAGGTAACGAGAATGGATTATCTCGCCTGGGAGAGTCCGATGTCCGAGAGGACGAGATCGAGCAGCGACGAAGAAGATTCGAGCGTTAGCGAGTCGATAGGTAGTCAACCGGAGGAGAACGCTTTGAGCAACGGTCTCGAGGACAGTGTGCAAAGTCTAAAATCGTTGTCGAGCGAACGACGTTGTAGCAGTTACTTCAAGAAAAAGGACAAGCTACAGGTGAACGCGAGGGTAGTGTTGAATCGAACAGATCACAAGGCTAGTAATCTGTCGAAACGTATAAAAGCGAACGAAACGATCCAGGATTCGGTGATGGTATCCAGTGATAAGGCTTCGGAACCTTCGGACGACGAGACGGGAAATATAGCTTTGGTAGAGCCTGACTGTCGCGCCAGACGATCCAGTTTGCGAGGACACGTTAAAAAAGGTTGCGCCTGTTGCAATGGATCTCCGGAAAGACCGAAGAAGAAATCGGTCAAGGCGGATCATTCGAGATTAAAGAAACGGCTATCGTCGAAACAGGCTGGAAAGAAAAGGTAG